In Triticum aestivum cultivar Chinese Spring chromosome 5B, IWGSC CS RefSeq v2.1, whole genome shotgun sequence, the following proteins share a genomic window:
- the LOC123112017 gene encoding AT-rich interactive domain-containing protein 4 isoform X1 produces MSQIQSLSRSCVLLAVLCGKHADKQQQRAPPGRSGPEAKRLRPSYPFPELSSAGRLEVHTLVNPTPEQFLEAQRLVQPNFFYIQGQQLEDEEIGSLVWGDADMSDPQSFVCLISPPFPTIVYLEVPIGEKLAQAVHSKGIPYVIYWRNSFSSYAASHFRNALLSVVQSSVSHTWDSFQLAHASFRLYCVRNNHVQSVKLGPRLLGDAPKVNVVTPENEMAEEEGSSSEVSPAIKIYDDDINMKFLLCGVPSTLVSFDILDDSCLLGSLEDGLNALLNIEIRGSKLQNRISASPPPLEAASVPRGMVTMRCDMTTCSSSHVSLLVSGSAQTCFDDQLLESHIKNELIEKSQLVRALPNSEDKLSSTEPFTSLSTACGASTFEVWMTLPKWAAQVLKHLAPEISYRSLVALGVGCVNATPVASFERQDADRLLFFCTGQRKDSAGESGPYFHLPRWSASLTKDRAKTGSESKSNLLGVNGTSEDRKAPVEGPSSLTSFKGKLKPATMRPIPHSRQQQMHPFMGFPEANVHETSQAKPNLPVAPPVKHHNSAPASTAAHRKSTSGPSHAQSIIQLNPLPMKKHGCDRLPIQVCSEEDFLKDVMQFLIQRGHHRLVPHGGLAEFPDAVLNAKRLDLYNLYKEVVSRGGFYVGNGINWKGQVFSKMRNHTVTNRMTGVGNTLKRHYETYLLEYELSHDDVDGECCLLCHSSAPGDWVNCGLCGEWAHFGCDRRQGLGTFKDYAKTDGLEYICPHCSIANYKKKPPPPQKVANGFANTVLPVSRNV; encoded by the exons ATGTCGCAAATCCAGAGCTTGTCACGGAGCTGCGTGCTACTCGCGGTGCTCTGCGGCAAGCACGCCGATAAGCAGCAGCAGCGTGCGCCGCCGGGGAGGTCCGGGCCGGAGGCGAAGCGGCTGCGGCCGTCCTATCCGTTTCCTGAGCTCAGCTCGGCTGGGAGGTTGGAG GTGCACACGCTGGTCAATCCAACGCCGGAGCAGTTCCTCGAGGCGCAGCGGCTGGTGCAACCCAACTTCTTCTACATCCAGGGCCAGCAGCTGGAAGATGAGGAGATTGGTTCGCTCGTCTGGGGGGACGCCGACATGTCTGACCCGCAGTCGTTTGTCTGTCTCATCAGCCCGCCGTTCCCAACAATT GTTTATCTGGAGGTTCCTATTGGTGAAAAACTTGCCCAAGCAGTTCACTCAAAG GGTATTCCATATGTAATATACTGGAGAAATTCATTTTCATCTTATGCAGCATCCCATTTTCGCAATGCATTGTTGTCGGTAGTTCAAAG TTCGGTGAGCCATACATGGGATTCCTTTCAGCTTGCTCATGCATCCTTTCGACTATACTGTGTAAGAAACAACCATGTTCAAAGTGTTAAACTCGGCCCTCGTCTACTTGGGGATGCTCCAAAGGTAAATGTAGTCACCCCCGAGAATGAAATGGCTGAGGAAGAGggttcttcttctgaagtttccCCAGCTATAAAAATATATGATGATGACATCAACATGAAATTTCTTCTCTGCGGAGTACCAAGCACGCTGGTAAGCTTCGATATATTAGAC GACTCTTGTTTGCTGGGCTCATTAGAAGATGGTCTGAATGCTCTTCTAAATATCGAA attcgtGGGAGTAAACTTCAGAACCGAATCAG TGCTTCTCCACCGCCTCTTGAAGCAGCGTCTGTACCACGTGGAATGGTTACCATGCGTTGTGATATGACTACTTGCAGTTCTTCTCATGTGTCACTTCTTGTTTCTGGGAGTGCACAAACTTGTTTTGATGACCAG CTTCTAGAAAGCCATATAAAAAATGAACTCATCGAGAAGAGCCAGCTAGTCCGTGCTCTACCGAACAGCGAGGATAAGCTCTCATCGACCGAGCCTTTCACTTCTCTGTCCACAGCTTGTGGTGCTTCTACCTTTGAAGTCTGGATGACCCTTCCTAAGTGGGCAGCACAG gtTTTGAAGCATCTAGCACCAGAAATTTCATATAGGAGCCTAGTTGCACTTGGAGTTGGTTGCGTAAATGCTACTCCTGTTGCTTCATTCGAGAGACAAGATGCAGACCGCCTTCTTTTCTTCTGCACCGGTCAACGGAAAGATTCAGCCGGTGAAAGTGGCCCATATTTTCATCTGCCAAGATGGTCAGCCTCCCTTACCAAGGACAGAGCAAAGACGGGTTCAGAATCAAAATCAAATTTGTTAGGTGTGAATGGAACTTCAGAGGACAGGAAAGCTCCAGTTGAAGGGCCTTCCTCACTGACATCCTTCAAGGGAAAATTGAAGCCTGCAACTATGAGGCCTATTCCTCACTCTCGACAGCAGCAAATGCACCCTTTTATGGGTTTCCCTGAAGCTAACGTTCACGAAACTAGTCAGGCCAAGCCAAACTTGCCAGTTGCTCCACCTGTGAAGCACCATAATTCAGCACCTGCTTCTACAGCAGCGCATAGGAAATCAACTTCAGGGCCATCTCATGCTCAATCGATCATTCAGCTGAATCCTCTTCCCATGAAGAAACATGGGTGTGATCGGTTGCCTATCCAAGTGTGCTCCGAG GAGGACTTTCTGAAGGATGTCATGCAATTTTTAATTCAGAGGGGCCACCATCGACTCGTTCCTCATGGAGGTCTAGCTGAATTTCCTGATGCAGTCCTTAATGCAAAGCGCCTTGATCTCTATAACTTGTACAAAGAG GTGGTGTCCAGGGGTGGCTTTTATGTGGGCAATGGTATAAACTGGAAGGGTCAAGTCTTTTCGAAGATGCGAAACCACACTGTAACAAATAGAATGACT GGTGTTGGGAACACACTGAAAAGACACTACGAGACTTACTTGCTGGAATATGAGCTATCACATGATGACGTGGATGGGGAATGCTGTTTGCTTTGTCACAG TAGCGCTCCTGGAGATTGGGTGAACTGCGGTTTATGCGGCGAATGGGCTCATTTCGGCTGTGATAGACGGCAAGGGCTGGGCACTTTCAAG gattacGCGAAAACAGATGGGTTGGAATACATCTGCCCGCATTGTAGTATAGCGAATTACAAGAAGAAGCCTCCTCCGCCCCAGAAAGTAGCCAATGGGTTTGCGAATACCGTGCTGCCTGTATCACGGAATGTTTAA
- the LOC123112019 gene encoding alanine aminotransferase 2 isoform X2: MSYNKTASITAETINPKVKIFDYEPCGEIARHAERLAQEMEKSPGSRPFPEITYCNLGNPQALGQRPITFFREVLSLCDNPALLHRDETRMLFSPCAINRARKIIESMPGRNSGAYTNSQGIRSLREAVANGIAARDGFPSRPEDIFLTDGASSAINLSMQILIRSQEDGILCPLPEYPLYSASIILHGGTMVPYNLSEDGDWGLEIFEVKRCLEEARIAGLTVRAMVIINPGNPTGQVLSITNQEEIVEFCRKEGLVMLADEVYQDNVYVEDKKFHSFKKVARSLGYDENDISIVSFHSVSMGFSGECGRRGGYMEICGFGDDVMGEIRKVASVTLCPNTSGQILTSLAMDPPKLGDGCFEDFMAEKEDIRLSLAKRAKTLASAFSSLEGMTCNKVEGAIYAFPRIHLPAAAIKAAKAEGMSPDMFYACRLLNATGIAVVPGSGFHQVSGRNKATGTWHIRCTILPGEDKIKAMIPRLKEFHESFMNEFRNRS; encoded by the exons atgTCGTACAACAAGACCGCCTCCATCACCGCCGAGACCATAAACCCCAAG GTGAAGATCTTCGACTACGAGCCCTGCGGGGAGATCGCCAGGCACGCAGAG CGGTTGGCGCAGGAGATGGAGAAGAGCCCAGGTTCTCGCCCTTTTCCAGAG ATAACATACTGCAACCTTGGGAACCCCCAGGCTCTCGGCCAGCGACCCATAACCTTCTTCCGTGAG GTTCTTTCTCTGTGTGACAATCCAGCTCTCCTGCACAGGGATGAAACTCGTATGCTATTCAG CCCATGTGCCATAAATAGAGCGCGGAAGATTATTGAGTCCATGCCCGGCAGAAACTCTGGTGCATATACTAACAGTCAG GGAATCAGAAGTTTGCGGGAAGCAGTTGCAAATGGAATCGCTGCAAGAGATGGTTTTCCATCAAGACCAGAGGACATCTTTCTGACAGATGGAGCGAGTTCAGCC ATTAATTTGAGTATGCAGATACTCATTAGGTCCCAAGAAGATGGCATTCTATGCCCTTTACCTGAATATCCGTTATACTCGGCGTCCATTATACTTCATGGTGGGACTATG GTACCATACAATCTTAGTGAGGACGGTGATTGGGGGCTTGAGATCTTCGAAGTAAAGAGGTGCTTGGAGGAGGCACGCATCGCAGGTTTGACTGTTCGGGCTATGGTGATCATAAACCCCGGAAATCCGACGGGACAG GTACTGTCTATCACCAACCAGGAGGAGATAGTAGAATTTTGTCGGAAAGAAGGTTTGGTTATGCTTGCCGATGAG GTATACCAAGATAACGTCTATGTGGAGGATAAGAAATTCCATTCTTTCAAGAAAGTAGCCAGATCACTTGGGTATGACGAGAATGACATCTCCATAGTGTCATTTCACTCGGTCTCGATGG GGTTCTCTGGAGAATGTGGCAGAAGGGGAGGCTACATGGAGATATGTGGTTTTGGAGATGATGTGATGGGTGAGATTCGCAAAGTGGCTTCTGTGACTCTTTGCCCCAACACAAGTGGTCAAATTCTTACTAGCCTTGCTATGGATCCACCGAAG CTGGGAGATGGTTGTTTTGAGGATTTTATGGCTGAAAAGGAAGACATCCGTTTATCTCTCGCCAAGCGCGCCAAG ACCTTGGCGAGCGCATTCAGCAGCCTGGAGGGAATGACCTGCAACAAAGTAGAAGGTGCAATCTACGCCTTCCCACGGATCCACCTCCCTGCAGCGGCGatcaaagccgccaaggccgagggcATGTCTCCAGACATGTTCTACGCGTGCCGCCTTCTCAACGCCACCGGGATCGCCGTTGTCCCTGGCTCTGGATTCCACCAG GTGTCTGGGCGCAACAAGGCCACCGGGACATGGCATATCCGGTGCACGATCCTCCCCGGCGAGGACAAGATCAAGGCGATGATCCCGCGCCTCAAGGAGTTCCACGAGTCCTTCATGAACGAGTTCCGCAACCGAAGCTGA
- the LOC123112017 gene encoding AT-rich interactive domain-containing protein 4 isoform X2: MSQIQSLSRSCVLLAVLCGKHADKQQQRAPPGRSGPEAKRLRPSYPFPELSSAGRLEVHTLVNPTPEQFLEAQRLVQPNFFYIQGQQLEDEEIGSLVWGDADMSDPQSFVCLISPPFPTIVYLEVPIGEKLAQAVHSKGIPYVIYWRNSFSSYAASHFRNALLSVVQSSVSHTWDSFQLAHASFRLYCVRNNHVQSVKLGPRLLGDAPKVNVVTPENEMAEEEGSSSEVSPAIKIYDDDINMKFLLCGVPSTLDSCLLGSLEDGLNALLNIEIRGSKLQNRISASPPPLEAASVPRGMVTMRCDMTTCSSSHVSLLVSGSAQTCFDDQLLESHIKNELIEKSQLVRALPNSEDKLSSTEPFTSLSTACGASTFEVWMTLPKWAAQVLKHLAPEISYRSLVALGVGCVNATPVASFERQDADRLLFFCTGQRKDSAGESGPYFHLPRWSASLTKDRAKTGSESKSNLLGVNGTSEDRKAPVEGPSSLTSFKGKLKPATMRPIPHSRQQQMHPFMGFPEANVHETSQAKPNLPVAPPVKHHNSAPASTAAHRKSTSGPSHAQSIIQLNPLPMKKHGCDRLPIQVCSEEDFLKDVMQFLIQRGHHRLVPHGGLAEFPDAVLNAKRLDLYNLYKEVVSRGGFYVGNGINWKGQVFSKMRNHTVTNRMTGVGNTLKRHYETYLLEYELSHDDVDGECCLLCHSSAPGDWVNCGLCGEWAHFGCDRRQGLGTFKDYAKTDGLEYICPHCSIANYKKKPPPPQKVANGFANTVLPVSRNV; encoded by the exons ATGTCGCAAATCCAGAGCTTGTCACGGAGCTGCGTGCTACTCGCGGTGCTCTGCGGCAAGCACGCCGATAAGCAGCAGCAGCGTGCGCCGCCGGGGAGGTCCGGGCCGGAGGCGAAGCGGCTGCGGCCGTCCTATCCGTTTCCTGAGCTCAGCTCGGCTGGGAGGTTGGAG GTGCACACGCTGGTCAATCCAACGCCGGAGCAGTTCCTCGAGGCGCAGCGGCTGGTGCAACCCAACTTCTTCTACATCCAGGGCCAGCAGCTGGAAGATGAGGAGATTGGTTCGCTCGTCTGGGGGGACGCCGACATGTCTGACCCGCAGTCGTTTGTCTGTCTCATCAGCCCGCCGTTCCCAACAATT GTTTATCTGGAGGTTCCTATTGGTGAAAAACTTGCCCAAGCAGTTCACTCAAAG GGTATTCCATATGTAATATACTGGAGAAATTCATTTTCATCTTATGCAGCATCCCATTTTCGCAATGCATTGTTGTCGGTAGTTCAAAG TTCGGTGAGCCATACATGGGATTCCTTTCAGCTTGCTCATGCATCCTTTCGACTATACTGTGTAAGAAACAACCATGTTCAAAGTGTTAAACTCGGCCCTCGTCTACTTGGGGATGCTCCAAAGGTAAATGTAGTCACCCCCGAGAATGAAATGGCTGAGGAAGAGggttcttcttctgaagtttccCCAGCTATAAAAATATATGATGATGACATCAACATGAAATTTCTTCTCTGCGGAGTACCAAGCACGCTG GACTCTTGTTTGCTGGGCTCATTAGAAGATGGTCTGAATGCTCTTCTAAATATCGAA attcgtGGGAGTAAACTTCAGAACCGAATCAG TGCTTCTCCACCGCCTCTTGAAGCAGCGTCTGTACCACGTGGAATGGTTACCATGCGTTGTGATATGACTACTTGCAGTTCTTCTCATGTGTCACTTCTTGTTTCTGGGAGTGCACAAACTTGTTTTGATGACCAG CTTCTAGAAAGCCATATAAAAAATGAACTCATCGAGAAGAGCCAGCTAGTCCGTGCTCTACCGAACAGCGAGGATAAGCTCTCATCGACCGAGCCTTTCACTTCTCTGTCCACAGCTTGTGGTGCTTCTACCTTTGAAGTCTGGATGACCCTTCCTAAGTGGGCAGCACAG gtTTTGAAGCATCTAGCACCAGAAATTTCATATAGGAGCCTAGTTGCACTTGGAGTTGGTTGCGTAAATGCTACTCCTGTTGCTTCATTCGAGAGACAAGATGCAGACCGCCTTCTTTTCTTCTGCACCGGTCAACGGAAAGATTCAGCCGGTGAAAGTGGCCCATATTTTCATCTGCCAAGATGGTCAGCCTCCCTTACCAAGGACAGAGCAAAGACGGGTTCAGAATCAAAATCAAATTTGTTAGGTGTGAATGGAACTTCAGAGGACAGGAAAGCTCCAGTTGAAGGGCCTTCCTCACTGACATCCTTCAAGGGAAAATTGAAGCCTGCAACTATGAGGCCTATTCCTCACTCTCGACAGCAGCAAATGCACCCTTTTATGGGTTTCCCTGAAGCTAACGTTCACGAAACTAGTCAGGCCAAGCCAAACTTGCCAGTTGCTCCACCTGTGAAGCACCATAATTCAGCACCTGCTTCTACAGCAGCGCATAGGAAATCAACTTCAGGGCCATCTCATGCTCAATCGATCATTCAGCTGAATCCTCTTCCCATGAAGAAACATGGGTGTGATCGGTTGCCTATCCAAGTGTGCTCCGAG GAGGACTTTCTGAAGGATGTCATGCAATTTTTAATTCAGAGGGGCCACCATCGACTCGTTCCTCATGGAGGTCTAGCTGAATTTCCTGATGCAGTCCTTAATGCAAAGCGCCTTGATCTCTATAACTTGTACAAAGAG GTGGTGTCCAGGGGTGGCTTTTATGTGGGCAATGGTATAAACTGGAAGGGTCAAGTCTTTTCGAAGATGCGAAACCACACTGTAACAAATAGAATGACT GGTGTTGGGAACACACTGAAAAGACACTACGAGACTTACTTGCTGGAATATGAGCTATCACATGATGACGTGGATGGGGAATGCTGTTTGCTTTGTCACAG TAGCGCTCCTGGAGATTGGGTGAACTGCGGTTTATGCGGCGAATGGGCTCATTTCGGCTGTGATAGACGGCAAGGGCTGGGCACTTTCAAG gattacGCGAAAACAGATGGGTTGGAATACATCTGCCCGCATTGTAGTATAGCGAATTACAAGAAGAAGCCTCCTCCGCCCCAGAAAGTAGCCAATGGGTTTGCGAATACCGTGCTGCCTGTATCACGGAATGTTTAA
- the LOC123112019 gene encoding alanine aminotransferase 2 isoform X1 produces the protein MSYNKTASITAETINPKVKIFDYEPCGEIARHAEVTATVLPALTPRRSSVHRLAQEMEKSPGSRPFPEITYCNLGNPQALGQRPITFFREVLSLCDNPALLHRDETRMLFSPCAINRARKIIESMPGRNSGAYTNSQGIRSLREAVANGIAARDGFPSRPEDIFLTDGASSAINLSMQILIRSQEDGILCPLPEYPLYSASIILHGGTMVPYNLSEDGDWGLEIFEVKRCLEEARIAGLTVRAMVIINPGNPTGQVLSITNQEEIVEFCRKEGLVMLADEVYQDNVYVEDKKFHSFKKVARSLGYDENDISIVSFHSVSMGFSGECGRRGGYMEICGFGDDVMGEIRKVASVTLCPNTSGQILTSLAMDPPKLGDGCFEDFMAEKEDIRLSLAKRAKTLASAFSSLEGMTCNKVEGAIYAFPRIHLPAAAIKAAKAEGMSPDMFYACRLLNATGIAVVPGSGFHQVSGRNKATGTWHIRCTILPGEDKIKAMIPRLKEFHESFMNEFRNRS, from the exons atgTCGTACAACAAGACCGCCTCCATCACCGCCGAGACCATAAACCCCAAG GTGAAGATCTTCGACTACGAGCCCTGCGGGGAGATCGCCAGGCACGCAGAGGTAACAGCAACAGTGCTGCCTGCGCTCACCCCCCGCCGTTCATCTgtccat CGGTTGGCGCAGGAGATGGAGAAGAGCCCAGGTTCTCGCCCTTTTCCAGAG ATAACATACTGCAACCTTGGGAACCCCCAGGCTCTCGGCCAGCGACCCATAACCTTCTTCCGTGAG GTTCTTTCTCTGTGTGACAATCCAGCTCTCCTGCACAGGGATGAAACTCGTATGCTATTCAG CCCATGTGCCATAAATAGAGCGCGGAAGATTATTGAGTCCATGCCCGGCAGAAACTCTGGTGCATATACTAACAGTCAG GGAATCAGAAGTTTGCGGGAAGCAGTTGCAAATGGAATCGCTGCAAGAGATGGTTTTCCATCAAGACCAGAGGACATCTTTCTGACAGATGGAGCGAGTTCAGCC ATTAATTTGAGTATGCAGATACTCATTAGGTCCCAAGAAGATGGCATTCTATGCCCTTTACCTGAATATCCGTTATACTCGGCGTCCATTATACTTCATGGTGGGACTATG GTACCATACAATCTTAGTGAGGACGGTGATTGGGGGCTTGAGATCTTCGAAGTAAAGAGGTGCTTGGAGGAGGCACGCATCGCAGGTTTGACTGTTCGGGCTATGGTGATCATAAACCCCGGAAATCCGACGGGACAG GTACTGTCTATCACCAACCAGGAGGAGATAGTAGAATTTTGTCGGAAAGAAGGTTTGGTTATGCTTGCCGATGAG GTATACCAAGATAACGTCTATGTGGAGGATAAGAAATTCCATTCTTTCAAGAAAGTAGCCAGATCACTTGGGTATGACGAGAATGACATCTCCATAGTGTCATTTCACTCGGTCTCGATGG GGTTCTCTGGAGAATGTGGCAGAAGGGGAGGCTACATGGAGATATGTGGTTTTGGAGATGATGTGATGGGTGAGATTCGCAAAGTGGCTTCTGTGACTCTTTGCCCCAACACAAGTGGTCAAATTCTTACTAGCCTTGCTATGGATCCACCGAAG CTGGGAGATGGTTGTTTTGAGGATTTTATGGCTGAAAAGGAAGACATCCGTTTATCTCTCGCCAAGCGCGCCAAG ACCTTGGCGAGCGCATTCAGCAGCCTGGAGGGAATGACCTGCAACAAAGTAGAAGGTGCAATCTACGCCTTCCCACGGATCCACCTCCCTGCAGCGGCGatcaaagccgccaaggccgagggcATGTCTCCAGACATGTTCTACGCGTGCCGCCTTCTCAACGCCACCGGGATCGCCGTTGTCCCTGGCTCTGGATTCCACCAG GTGTCTGGGCGCAACAAGGCCACCGGGACATGGCATATCCGGTGCACGATCCTCCCCGGCGAGGACAAGATCAAGGCGATGATCCCGCGCCTCAAGGAGTTCCACGAGTCCTTCATGAACGAGTTCCGCAACCGAAGCTGA